The Bacillus sp. B-jedd sequence AGATGGATTGTTATACACACAACGTAAATTGGTTGAGCATTTGTCTGTACCCATTATTCCTGTCAGCCCTTCGGTTTCTGTTCTTCCGTTGATCGGGCTTATTGACAATTATCGTATGCAGATTATTGAGGAAAAAGTACTGATTGAAATTTCCAATCAAAAAGTTCAAACCTTGGTCATGGACCTTTCCGGAATCGCCGAAATGGAAATGGACGTCATCGACCAGTTCCAGAAAGTATTGAACGGGATAAACATGATGGGCTGCAAAGGAATCATCACCGGCCTGCGCCCTGACCTTGTCCGGAAAATGATCCACGCCGGCATCTCATTCGCCGAGAAAGTGGAAACGAAAGCGACACTGCAGGAAACTCTTAAAAAATACTTGGCAGTTGAATCGGTCTAATTGTGAGCCGCTCCGGGATCGGGGCGGTTTTTTGGTGTCTTCGTGGTGGTGAGTTTCAATTTTATCGATTTTCGTGTTTAAAAATAATTCAATATTTCTGGAATTCCGGCTGGTTAGCCAATGATATACTGACTGTATAAGAATGGAGGTGCTTTGCTAGGTGCCAGGAAAGAAATTCATTATAAGTTTATATACACTATTAATGGTCGGTTTCGTGGTGTTAATGTTCATTATTTATTTGAATCCTGTAGCGAAGTGGGCTTATTATTTTGTCTTGGGATATGTAGTATTTTTGCTTATATCCGGGGTATTTCTATTGGTGGCAGCAGGAGCCAAGTTGAAGAATCTTAAAAAAGCTGAAATTAAAAAAAGAATTCTGAGGTTCATCTTGATTTTCGTGGGCTTACTCGCGACGCAAATTTTGCTGAACTTTATTATGACTGGCGCTGCAGGTGATCTGAAAATCGGCAGTCCTCTAGGCTTGGCCATAGGAGTTAGCTTCCTTGATCTATTATTTATTAAAACTGGACAAGGTGAATAGATGGATACATGAGCCATACTAATGCATTGCATGGCCCAGTATCTAAATGTGCTTTCGCTCAGGATAGCAAGGAAGCAAAACGGGATAGGCAAAGCATCAATGCCTATTGCACCCCGCTCCCAAATAAAAAAGAGCCTTGCACCAACACAAAGCTCCCTTACGATTTACTTATAAAAAACCTTGTCCACGTTGTACTTCGCCTTCAGCGTATTAATCGCGTACGTTTCGTAAATTTCACGGTCCATTGGTTCCTCGACCACGAGCACCGCGATTTTATAAACCTCATCCCTGTAATTTTTGATAGGGGATACGGTATCCTCGAAATGGCGCTTGACGCGGGGGCGCAGCTTCCTCGCCTTTCCGACAAACATCAGTTCATCGTCAGCGTTAAAAAACAGGATAATCCCGCCTTTATCCCTCGGGATGCGATTATAGTCTGTAAAGCCGTACTTGCTGCTGATGACCGCTTCGACCGGTTCACCAAGCTGATTCTTCCTCGTCAACACAACATCCGGTGCCGGCAATTCGATTTTGATCATTTTCATCACTTCCTTTTCTTCGATTACTTTATCACATAGATTACCCGTAAACCAGTAGCAAAACTACATCATGTGAAAAACAAAGAGAATTCGTTTAAACGTTATTAATGAATTGTGCCTGGAACCATGACCTAATGATATAATCTTACCTAACCAAAAGGGTTAAATAACTGCTCTTTTCGCAAAAATCGCCTTCACGAAATCTTCCTTATGATCGGTGTACTCATTCACACCAGTTTGATATCGAGCGAGAGAATCCATTTTTATTGCTTGATACTCCCATCTGGCATCTTCATTGGTACGAAGATAATCCCTGAAGAAAATCAAATTTTGCCAGAGCTCGCCTTCATACTCAACGAGATGGATGAAATGTGTTTTCACTTCATATGTATTGTCCGTGAATCTTGCAAAAACAATTTCCCCAGGCCGCTCAACCCGCAGCCTTAGGAAACCGGCTTTTTTTAATCCGCCAGCAAGTGATTCTGGAAAATTGGATAAGTTGCGAATACCAACGACCATATCAATAATCGGCTTGGCCAGCATTCCAGGGATGGAAGTGCTCCCAATATGCTCAATTTGGAACTCCTCGAGGTTTGTGCTCGCACGCAGTTCCTCCTTAACCTTTGCGAATTCAGCCGCCCATTCAGGGTTATATTCCACTAAACGGACTTCATCTTTCCTTAAACCAAGCTTCATAAGAAAACCTCCAATCCTTTCAGACGTATAAATCATATCATTTTCATCTTAAACTTTCAGGGGTCGCATGATGTAACAAAAACAGCCCCATGTAAAAGAGGCTGCAATTCATTACTTCAATACAATAATCATGTAGGGATTAAAGAATGGCTTGAACGGTGAGGGGGATACATGAAGGCATTAGGGGAGTCATTCTTTTTCAAAGCGATGCAGTTTTAATAAAAACCATAAGTCGGTTAACACAAATACAAGAACATTCGACTTTTTACCTATTATTGCTTGTTTAGACGCTGTATTTCAGTCTCCACAGAGAAAACCCTTTTATTTAGTGCATCAGTTTTGTCATCAATAAAATGAATAATATTTTCATTATAATCACCTATGCACATAATAATATTTTTCTGCATCCGCTCCTGGCCTTCTTTTATTTCCAGCGTTAGAACTTCGAGTCCATCCATCCTGATTTGCAAACCGTCCATTCGGTTTTCCATTCCACCCATGCGAGTTTCCAAACCGTCCAGCCTGCCGTCAATCTTATCAAGGCGGTTGTTTACCGGCTGCAGTTCTTCCTTTAAAATAGAACGTAGCATTACCTCAAGTCCGTTTTCCATATTTAACACCTCCTTTTCCCTCAATTTTAGCACGAATGGACATCCCTGTTGTACATAAAACCATGAACTTTTGCAAAAGAAAATTCTTTAAAAGGGTGGTTATTCGAATTGAATATGATTGAAAAAGCGTTCAGAGTTGCCGGTGAGGCGCATGATGGCCAGTATAGGAAGCTGACGAAAACCCCGTACATTACTCATCCCGCTACGGTCGGCATAATTCTTCAGAAATACGGATATGGCGAGGAATTGATTGCAGCTGGAATTTTGCATGATACGGCCGAGGATACAGACGTCACCCTCGAAATGATCGAAATGGATTTCGGTTCGAAGGTTGCAGAAATCGTCGCAGGCTGTTCGGAGCCGGACAAATCGCTCAGTTGGGAAGAGCGGAAGGAGCACACGATTGAATTTTTGAAAGGGGCTCCGATTGAAATCCGCGCGGTCGCCTGTGCCGATAAGCTGCACAACGTCCGATCTATCCGCTATGATGTCGAGAAGTCCGGAGAAGAAGTGTGGAACCGGTTTAAAAGAGGGCGTGAGAAACAGGAATGGTATTACCGGAGCCTGGTCGAAAGCCTAGGCCAACAATCTAGCTTCGAAATGCTTGATGAATTCGCCCGGGAAGTGGAATTGCTTTTCGGCCGCAGAAGGGAGGAAGCTTGATGCACATAAAAATGGCTACATTGGAAGATTACGAAGCACTGCTTCCGATTCATAAAGAAATCCACGAGTACCACCTGGAAGCCCGGCCCGATATTTATCGGTCAGCGGACAACACGTTTATATGGGACTATTTCAAAGGAATCATCGAAAATGAGAATGCCAGGATTTTTTATATCAAAAACGATATTGAAGTCATCGCTTTTACAATTTGCAGGAAGCAATCATCTTCTGACCGCGTGACGGTAGCACCAAGAGAATACATGTATGTAGAGGAATTCGGCGTAAAAAAGGAATTCCGGAAGCAGGGGCTGGCAACAATGTTGTTCGAAAAGGTTGTTGATTTTGCAAAAGAAAAAGGTGTTTCGGAAATCGAGCTTGGTGTCTGGGAATTCAATGAGCCCGCGATCCGTTTCTACGAGTCGATGGGCATGAAAACACAGGTTAGAAGAATGGAAATGAAATTATAACGTTTTGGAGGCAGCATGGCTACGAACAGAATTGTTTTTACAGGCGGGGGATCCGCCGGGCACGTGACACCCAATCTGGCAATCATCGCAGAGCTAGATAAGAAAAAATGGGAGATCCACTATATCGGTTCTGAAAAAGGAATTGAAAAGGAACTCATAGCGAAAATAGGCATTCCATATCACGGAATCAGCAGCGGGAAACTGCGAAGATACATCGATTTTGAAAACGTGAAGGATATTTTCAGGGTGATGAAAGGCTGTTATGATGCATGGAAGGTATTAAAGAAGCTCAAACCCCGCCTTGTTTTTTCAAAAGGGGGCTTCGTTTCTGTGCCAGTGGTAATTGCCGCGAATCTGTTGAAAATCCCTGTGTTCATTCATGAAAGTGACCTGACACCAGGGTTGGCGAACAAAATCGCACAGCGGTTTGCGACTAAGATTTTCACGTCTTTTGAAGAAACGGTTAACTATTTTCCTGGCAAAAAGGCTGTTGCCATCGGTTCGCCAATTCGCATCGAAATCCTGAATGGCAGTGGGGTACAAGGCAGGAAGTTGCTCAATTTTAATGAAAAGAAACCAATCCTGACAATCATGGGAGGGAGCCTTGGGGCAAGAAAGATTAATGAAGCGGTAAGGGGAAATTTGCCCTGGCTCACCGACCGGTTTCAGGTCGTACATCTGTGCGGGAAAGGCCAGATGGACACAAATTTATCAGGCTTGCCTGGATACCGGCAGTTTGAGTACGTCCATGAGGAACTGCCTGACCTGCTGGCGGCGACCGACCTAGTCATCACAAGAGGAGGTTCCAACTCGATATTCGAATTCCTCGCCCTCGGAATCCCGATGTTAATCATCCCCCTGACTTTGCAGCAAAGCAGAGGCGACCAGATCCTGAATGCAAAAACGTTTCATAAGAATGGCTTTTCACTGACTCTTGAAGAGGAAGGTTTAAACTCGGAATCATTTAAGAAAGCAGTGGACGAACTTCAGTTAAAGAGCCAAGAGATAAAAATGAATATGAAGAAAGTTAATAAGCAAAATGCGATTGATGTTTTGCTTGGCGAAATCGAGAATTATTAATTTTACCCAATATATGGAATGTCCCCTCATTTTATGATACGATAAAACTATAATGGGAGGGATTCCTAATGAAGTCACCATTCATGCGGCTTTTTAACAGAGGCTATATTGTATTCCTAATATTTATGGCACTTGCCTACTTTACTTTGCCTAACAACTTAATATATCCGGCAATCGTTACTTTGCCGCTCTTGTTCGGAGTTTACCAGGTGATTATTTATTTGATGCTCCGAAAAAAACAAGAAATCTGAAGCATTGGACGTTTTGTTCCAGTGCTTTTTTTACCTTTACTTTTGAAAACTGGGAGGGGGATTTGAAGTGAGAAATAAGTTAAGAAAGTCTTCAACTGATAGAGCTTTATGGGGTGTATGTGGCGGTATAGCTGAGTATTTAGGGATATCTTCTACGGCGGTAAGACTCATATTTATTATTCTTCCTGGGCCAAATTTGCTTATATATTTAATTCTTGCTAATACAATCCCTGATAGCCCTCGCTCTTTATAATTGGATAAATTGATGCCTTGACCGAGAAGAGATGAAAGACCCCACATGAGTTTGGATTGACAATTAACTAGTTACATAACTATATATTTTTCGCAAAAAGTAGTAGGGGTCAGGCCCCTACTATAAAAATCCAAAAATGTAGTAAGTTTTCACTAGTCATTTTCTGGGTTTACAAGGGCGATTAACTAGTAATATAACTATATTTCCTTTGCAAAAAGTAGTAGGCGTCAGACGCCGACTATAAGAATTCAAAAACGTAGTAAGTTTTTACTAGTTATTTATGGGTTTAACAAGGCCCATTAACTAGTTACATAACTATATATTCTTTGCAAAAAGTAGTAGGGGTCAGGCCCCTACTATAAAAATCCTAAAAGGTAGTAGGTTTTCACTAGTTATTTATGGGTTTAACAAGGCCCGTAACTAGTTACATGACTATATATTCTTCGCAAAAAGTAGTAGGGGTCAGGCCCCTACTATAAAAAACTTAAAATGCAGTAAGTTTTCACTAGTTACTTCTCTACGTTTCCTTAAAACAAGTGCAAATATGGAAAGCTACAACTCCCGAATCCGCCGCCCGAACCACACCCGCACGCCAATTCGTTTGCAGACGGTAAAGTAATGTAGCAACGCCTGGAGTAATGCACCGAAGTTCATTCCGAGTATGACGCCGTCCATGTGGAGGGACGGCATTGAACCGAGCAGGAAGACAGCGCCTAATGCAAAGGCGTTGGCCCAGATGCTGTGCAGGAAGGCGTCTTTGATTAGCCCGACTCCGATCAGATAGGCCTGCAGCGGGATGATGAAGAAGTGGAACAGGAAAAATGGCCAGAGCAGTTTCAAATAGGAAGCGGCGACCGGGGCGGAAAAGAACAGTGATGCCAGCTTGTCAGCGAACATGTGCATGATGAACACGGAAACCGCACCATACAACAACGTCAGCCACATTGTCTGGTGCAAGAGGGTGCTGAGCCGTTCGCGATCCAACCTGGCATAAGCATCCGATACATTAGGAATCAAAGCGACCATCAGCGAATGGGCGATGAAAGCAGGAAAGAAGCCGATCGACATCGCGACGCCCATTAGCATTCCGAAGTGCTCGGTCGCGGTTACGGCGGTGAAGCCGGCGCGTATTAATGTAATCTGGATCAGGATCGGTTGGAGGGCGTTAACGAATGCCTGAAAGATGCGCAGTCCGACAGTTGGCAAGGAAACAGATAGAAGCTTTTGCCGAGCGTTCGAACCGGATAGCTCCTGATTTGGTATGGACTTCAGTCCGCGTAAATGAATGACGAACAGGCTGAATAAATAAAGCAATACGATCAGCTCACTCCCAACCAGGGCGCCTAACGCGATAAGGAGGGAAGTCTCGAGCGGATAATCGAATAAATTAAAAATGAAATATAGGAGCAGGAATTGGGCGATTTTTCGTAACAGGTTTGACACCGCAATTTTGCCCATCTGCTGGACGCCCATGAAATAACCTCTGGCCACCGCCGAGAAAGCGGCAATCGGGATGAGCGCAAACAGCAGCCAGTGGATATGGGCGGGGAACCGACTCAGCGCGGATGGGATGGAAGCAGCCGCTGCCGTAAGCAAAATAAACACCACCGTGGAAAGGACCCCGAGCTTCAAGGCGTGCTTCAGCAAGCTAAAGTGCGTTTCCTGTTTGTTTTCAGCTATGTACTTGGATACGGAAATCGGCAGTTCGAGGCTTGCCAAAATCAAGATCAAGAACAGCACAGGCATGACCGACATGTAGAGGCCCATGCCTTCCTCTTTCAGTTCCCTCGCAAGCTGCATATTCACGAGAAACTCAACGCACTCGCTCAAGAACGCAGCGAAAATTAAAATCAGTGTCCCACGGATAAACTTGTTCAAGCGACCACCCCCATACATTCATCCATATGAGACAGGCTAGAAAATTATGTGGATGACGACGATGGGACAAGCTTTGACTGAATTTTTTTTTGAATCCTAGAATTAAATGTCATGAATTTGTGGAAGTGGGGAATTGGATGGATTTTTCCAAAAATGTTAAATCAAATCATAACTTTAGATAATGAGTTTCAATTTAA is a genomic window containing:
- a CDS encoding GNAT family N-acetyltransferase — encoded protein: MHIKMATLEDYEALLPIHKEIHEYHLEARPDIYRSADNTFIWDYFKGIIENENARIFYIKNDIEVIAFTICRKQSSSDRVTVAPREYMYVEEFGVKKEFRKQGLATMLFEKVVDFAKEKGVSEIELGVWEFNEPAIRFYESMGMKTQVRRMEMKL
- a CDS encoding PspC domain-containing protein, with product MRNKLRKSSTDRALWGVCGGIAEYLGISSTAVRLIFIILPGPNLLIYLILANTIPDSPRSL
- a CDS encoding nucleotide excision repair endonuclease — translated: MIKIELPAPDVVLTRKNQLGEPVEAVISSKYGFTDYNRIPRDKGGIILFFNADDELMFVGKARKLRPRVKRHFEDTVSPIKNYRDEVYKIAVLVVEEPMDREIYETYAINTLKAKYNVDKVFYK
- a CDS encoding undecaprenyldiphospho-muramoylpentapeptide beta-N-acetylglucosaminyltransferase, translating into MATNRIVFTGGGSAGHVTPNLAIIAELDKKKWEIHYIGSEKGIEKELIAKIGIPYHGISSGKLRRYIDFENVKDIFRVMKGCYDAWKVLKKLKPRLVFSKGGFVSVPVVIAANLLKIPVFIHESDLTPGLANKIAQRFATKIFTSFEETVNYFPGKKAVAIGSPIRIEILNGSGVQGRKLLNFNEKKPILTIMGGSLGARKINEAVRGNLPWLTDRFQVVHLCGKGQMDTNLSGLPGYRQFEYVHEELPDLLAATDLVITRGGSNSIFEFLALGIPMLIIPLTLQQSRGDQILNAKTFHKNGFSLTLEEEGLNSESFKKAVDELQLKSQEIKMNMKKVNKQNAIDVLLGEIENY
- a CDS encoding GrpB family protein — translated: MKLGLRKDEVRLVEYNPEWAAEFAKVKEELRASTNLEEFQIEHIGSTSIPGMLAKPIIDMVVGIRNLSNFPESLAGGLKKAGFLRLRVERPGEIVFARFTDNTYEVKTHFIHLVEYEGELWQNLIFFRDYLRTNEDARWEYQAIKMDSLARYQTGVNEYTDHKEDFVKAIFAKRAVI
- a CDS encoding oligosaccharide flippase family protein, which gives rise to MNKFIRGTLILIFAAFLSECVEFLVNMQLARELKEEGMGLYMSVMPVLFLILILASLELPISVSKYIAENKQETHFSLLKHALKLGVLSTVVFILLTAAAASIPSALSRFPAHIHWLLFALIPIAAFSAVARGYFMGVQQMGKIAVSNLLRKIAQFLLLYFIFNLFDYPLETSLLIALGALVGSELIVLLYLFSLFVIHLRGLKSIPNQELSGSNARQKLLSVSLPTVGLRIFQAFVNALQPILIQITLIRAGFTAVTATEHFGMLMGVAMSIGFFPAFIAHSLMVALIPNVSDAYARLDRERLSTLLHQTMWLTLLYGAVSVFIMHMFADKLASLFFSAPVAASYLKLLWPFFLFHFFIIPLQAYLIGVGLIKDAFLHSIWANAFALGAVFLLGSMPSLHMDGVILGMNFGALLQALLHYFTVCKRIGVRVWFGRRIREL
- a CDS encoding HD domain-containing protein, translating into MIEKAFRVAGEAHDGQYRKLTKTPYITHPATVGIILQKYGYGEELIAAGILHDTAEDTDVTLEMIEMDFGSKVAEIVAGCSEPDKSLSWEERKEHTIEFLKGAPIEIRAVACADKLHNVRSIRYDVEKSGEEVWNRFKRGREKQEWYYRSLVESLGQQSSFEMLDEFAREVELLFGRRREEA